A single Primulina eburnea isolate SZY01 chromosome 11, ASM2296580v1, whole genome shotgun sequence DNA region contains:
- the LOC140805795 gene encoding probable inactive receptor kinase At1g48480 → MHALTSPKFPRIPLLLALLHLLSLASSDLSTERSALLALRSVVGGRTLFWNTTFSTPCNWQGVICENNRVTVLRLPGSSLFGSLPSNTLSNLTLLHTLSLRLNHLYGPLPSDLSRLSQLRNLFLQGNRFSGAVPDVLFSLHSLVRLNLASNNFSGEIPSGFNNLTRLRLLFLEDNQFVGVLHDIELPGLLQFNVSFNNLSGSVPKGLEGKPKDAFLGTLLCGKPLDNACSKNGGETTGVSPEGNTNRSGLLGKSGKKKLSGGAIAGIVLGSVGFILFLFALFVFCRKKSGQKTRSADLVVIKNQENDSGEEPMVATENGATGNSFSFAAAAAAALGSNGNMKSEKGVNMASAKKLVFFRNYPRVFDLEELLRASAEVLGKGISGTSYKAVLEVGTVVAVKRLKDVTITDREFKERINEVGAMEHENLVPLRAYYYSREEKLLVYDYMPMGSLSALLHGNIGAGRTPLNWETRSTIALGAARGIKYLHLQGPNFVHGNIKSSNILLTKSCEAQVSDFGLNLLVGPPSSPIQFTGYRAPEVTDTRRASQKADIYSFGVLILELLTGKAPTNALLNEEGVDLPTWVQSVVQDEWTSELFDFELLRYQDVEEEMVQLLQLGIDCTTQYPENRPSMSEVVKRIEELRFSNLLNG, encoded by the exons ATGCACGCACTCACTTCACCAAAATTTCCAAGAATTCCGCTTCTCCTCGCCCTTCTCCACCTCCTATCCCTCGCCTCCTCTGACTTATCTACGGAAAGATCCGCTCTCCTAGCCCTCCGTTCCGTCGTCGGTGGACGCACTCTGTTCTGGAACACCACCTTCAGCACCCCATGCAACTGGCAAGGCGTTATTTGCGAAAACAACCGTGTTACCGTTCTTCGCCTCCCTGGTTCGTCTCTATTCGGAAGTCTGCCGTCCAACACTCTGTCAAACTTAACTTTGCTTCACACTCTCAGTCTTCGCCTCAACCACCTATATGGCCCACTTCCCTCTGACCTCTCCCGACTCTCTCAGCTTCGGAATCTTTTTCTTCAGGGAAACCGGTTTTCCGGCGCCGTGCCTGATGTTCTTTTCTCGCTTCACTCACTTGTACGGTTGAATCTTGCGTCGAACAATTTTTCCGGTGAAATTCCATCTGGGTTCAACAATTTGACGCGTTTGCGTTTGCTTTTTTTGGAGGATAACCAGTTTGTTGGTGTTTTGCACGACATAGAGCTCCCGGGTCTGTTGCAGTTTAATGtctcatttaataatttaagtGGGTCAGTGCCGAAAGGGCTCGAGGGAAAGCCAAAGGATGCGTTTTTAGGAACTTTGCTTTGTGGGAAGCCTCTTGATAACGCGTGTAGTAAGAATGGTGGTGAAACTACAGGTGTCTCTCCTGAAGGGAACACAAACAGGAGTGGACTTTTGGGCAAAAGTGGGAAGAAGAAGTTGTCTGGTGGTGCAATTGCTGGAATTGTGCTGGGATCTGTTGGTTTTATTCTGTTTCTGTTTGCTTTATTTGTGTTTTGTAGGAAAAAGAGTGGACAGAAGACCAGGTCTGCGGATTTGGTGGTAATCAAGAATCAAGAAAATGACTCAGGGGAAGAACCAATGGTGGCCACAGAGAATGGGGCGACGGGAAACAGTTTTTCATTTGCTGCAGCAGCAGCTGCCGCATTGGGTTCTAATGGAAATATGAAGTCCGAAAAGGGAGTGAATATGGCTTCTGCCAAGAAACTGGTATTTTTCAGGAATTATCCAAGGGTGTTCGATTTGGAGGAGTTGTTGAGGGCGTCGGCTGAAGTTTTGGGGAAGGGGATATCGGGGACCTCGTATAAGGCGGTTTTGGAGGTTGGAACTGTGGTTGCTGTGAAAAGGTTGAAAGATGTCACAATTACGGATAGGGAGTTTAAGGAGAGAATTAATGAGGTTGGAGCCATGGAGCATGAGAATTTAGTGCCTCTTAGGGCTTACTATTATAGTAGAGAGGAGAAGCTTCTTGTTTATGACTATATGCCAATGGGAAGCCTTTCTGCACTTCTACATG GAAACATAGGGGCTGGTAGGACACCGTTAAACTGGGAAACGAGGTCCACTATCGCCCTTGGAGCCGCTCGTGGCATCAAATACCTTCATTTGCAAGGCCCTAATTTTGTCCATGGAAACATTAAATCATCAAACATCCTACTCACCAAATCTTGCGAAGCACAAGTCTCTGATTTTGGATTGAACCTTCTGGTTGGACCTCCATCCTCACCAATCCAATTCACCGGCTATCGTGCACCAGAAGTTACTGACACTCGCCGAGCTTCCCAAAAAGCTGACATTTACAGCTTTGGCGTGTTGATCTTGGAGCTTCTTACAGGGAAAGCTCCCACTAACGCCCTCTTGAATGAGGAAGGAGTTGATCTACCCACATGGGTTCAGTCTGTGGTTCAAGATGAGTGGACTTCTGAACTTTTTGATTTCGAACTGTTAAGATACCAAGATGTTGAGGAGGAAATGGTGCAGCTCTTGCAACTTGGGATCGACTGCACAACTCAGTACCCCGAAAATCGTCCCTCCATGTCTGAAGTTGTGAAACGAATTGAAGAGCTTCGTTTTTCGAACTTGCTAAATGGTTGA
- the LOC140805605 gene encoding uncharacterized protein produces MIVNKRVIVNRLRNVIADLVDGDQAALIKDRFIVDNTRLAQELLRKYARKRGSPRFIGWIIECVSTTSYSPVLNGHYHGLFHGKRGLRQDDLLLSRGDVTSVSLIMKCLNEFGDMAGLRVNQMKSNIYITSLDEHVRHEILQVTAFCEGVLSFRYLGIPLASVRLRTSYYSLLVDAITLKINS; encoded by the exons ATGATTGTAAACAAGAGG GTGATAGTAAACAGActaagaaatgtgattgctgATTTAGTAGATGGGGATCAAGCTGCATTAATCAAGGATCGTTTCATCGTGGATAATACACGCTTGGCGCAGGAGCTACTCAGGAAGTATGCTAGAAAACGTGGTTCACCGAG ATTTATTGGTTGGATAATAGAATGTGTCTCCACTACATCATACTCTCCTGTCCTCAATGGTCACTATCATGGGCTTTTTCATGGAAAGCGTGGCCTTCGACAAG ATGATTTGTTGTTGTCCCGTGGAGATGTGACTAGTGTTTCTTTGATTATGAAGTGCCTGAATGAATTTGGGGATATGGCTGGCTTGAGAGTGAATCAGATGAAGTCAAACATCTATATAACTAGTCTAGATGAACATGTCAGACATGAGATTCTTCAAGTCACTGCATTTTGTGAGGGAGTGCTTTCTTTTCGATATCTTGGGATTCCACTGGCATCTGTGCGTTTGAGAACTTCATATTATAGTCTCCTGGTTGATGCCATCACTTTAAAGATAAATTCCTAG